One Micromonospora sp. WMMD1120 genomic region harbors:
- a CDS encoding glycoside hydrolase family 3 protein, which yields MRNWRLRRGITALALALLALPAVPGTALAEPTYPFRDPHLPVHARVDDLLGRLTLDEKISWLHQYQPAVPRLGIGLFKTGTEALHGVAWSTDIDNNGAVVKARGTTFPQPVGMASTWNPDLVRRVGSAVGDEARGYHAQNPRVWGLNLWAPVVNPLRDPRWGRNEEGYSEDPLLTGAISTAYGTGMTGGDPNHLKTAPTLKHYLAYNNEVRRDVTSSNVPPRVLNEYDRAAFEPAIAANAATGMMAAYNLVNGRPATVDPDLDTVVRGWTDQRLMHVTDAWAPNNLVNSQKYYGTQAEANAAIIKAGLSSFITDDTNAQPTVTAIRQALASGLISEGDIDTRIRDILTIRFRLGEFDPGGGRYGGINPDVINSPQHQRLARQAAGEAMVLLKNSRRALPLDPARTRSVAVLGPLADTLYSDWYGADLPYQVTALDGIRERLGDRARVSGLDGADRIALKVVETGRYVSATGTTDADRVLGTGAAPAPVAQFDEVDWGQGVVTLRNAANGRYLGYNWGPFVTRDEQPNGWYVQQQFKLEPRSDGTVVLRYAGYETKESWFGVNTYVTVGDDGALTLGAATPDAATRFSREVISSGIDRAVAAAKAADTAVLVVGSNPFINGREAHDRSSTALSAGQEALVKAVTTANPRTVLVLQTSYPVTTAWAQENVPAIVWTTHAGAETGHAVADVLFGDRNPSGRLTQTWYRSDAQLPPDLLEYDIISSGQTYLYSTAKPLYPFGHGLSYTRFRYGQLRTGGQAVGADGTITASVDVTNVGDRAGSEVVQLYAHQRTSRDVTPLRQLRAFQRVELAPGQTRTVTLRLPAADLAHWDVTRDRWVVESSTYDLLAGSSVGDIRARAAVRVRGETIPARDLSRLTRAENFDRYAGVRLVDESKVRGTAVGATAAGQWISFDGSALRAGARTFTATVARAGADAGAIQIRLGSPTGRLLGTVGVPSTGDDYRYVSVSTELTRAVGAGDVFLVFDSPLRLATFAIR from the coding sequence ATGCGGAACTGGCGCCTTCGGCGCGGAATCACCGCGCTCGCGCTCGCCCTGCTGGCCCTACCGGCCGTTCCCGGCACCGCGCTCGCCGAGCCCACCTATCCGTTCCGAGATCCGCACCTGCCGGTGCACGCCCGGGTCGACGACCTGCTCGGGCGGCTGACCCTGGACGAGAAGATCTCCTGGCTGCACCAGTACCAGCCGGCCGTGCCCCGGCTGGGCATCGGCCTGTTCAAGACCGGCACCGAGGCGCTGCACGGGGTGGCCTGGTCGACCGACATCGACAACAACGGCGCGGTGGTCAAGGCGCGCGGCACCACCTTTCCGCAGCCGGTGGGGATGGCGAGCACCTGGAATCCCGACCTGGTCCGGCGGGTGGGCTCCGCCGTCGGCGACGAGGCGCGCGGTTACCACGCGCAGAACCCCCGGGTGTGGGGCCTCAACCTCTGGGCGCCGGTGGTGAACCCGCTGCGCGATCCCCGGTGGGGCCGCAACGAGGAGGGCTACTCGGAGGACCCGCTGCTCACCGGCGCGATCTCCACCGCGTACGGCACGGGGATGACCGGTGGCGACCCGAACCACCTGAAGACCGCTCCGACCCTCAAGCACTACCTGGCCTACAACAACGAGGTGCGGCGGGACGTCACCTCGTCGAACGTGCCTCCACGGGTGCTCAACGAGTACGACCGCGCGGCCTTCGAGCCGGCCATCGCCGCCAACGCGGCGACCGGGATGATGGCCGCGTACAACCTGGTCAACGGACGCCCGGCGACCGTCGACCCGGACCTCGACACGGTGGTACGCGGCTGGACCGACCAGCGGCTGATGCACGTCACCGACGCCTGGGCGCCGAACAACCTGGTCAACTCCCAGAAGTACTACGGCACCCAGGCGGAGGCGAACGCGGCGATCATCAAGGCCGGCCTCAGCAGCTTCATCACCGACGACACCAACGCCCAGCCGACGGTCACCGCCATCCGGCAGGCCCTCGCCAGCGGCCTGATCAGCGAGGGAGACATCGACACCCGGATCAGGGACATCCTGACCATCCGGTTCCGGCTCGGTGAGTTCGACCCGGGCGGCGGCCGCTACGGCGGCATCAATCCGGACGTCATCAACAGCCCCCAGCACCAGCGCCTCGCCCGGCAGGCCGCCGGCGAGGCGATGGTGCTGTTGAAGAACTCGCGCCGGGCGCTACCGCTGGACCCGGCCCGGACCCGCAGTGTGGCGGTGCTCGGCCCGCTGGCCGACACCCTCTACTCCGACTGGTACGGCGCCGACCTGCCGTACCAGGTGACGGCGCTCGACGGCATCCGCGAACGGTTGGGCGACAGGGCCAGGGTGAGCGGGCTCGACGGGGCGGACCGGATCGCGCTGAAGGTGGTGGAGACCGGTCGGTACGTCTCGGCCACCGGCACCACCGACGCCGACCGGGTCCTCGGGACCGGCGCCGCGCCGGCGCCCGTCGCCCAGTTCGACGAGGTCGACTGGGGGCAGGGCGTGGTGACGTTGCGCAACGCCGCCAACGGCCGCTACCTCGGCTACAACTGGGGGCCGTTCGTCACCCGCGACGAGCAACCGAACGGCTGGTACGTGCAGCAGCAGTTCAAACTGGAGCCGCGGTCCGACGGGACCGTGGTGCTGCGGTACGCCGGCTACGAGACCAAGGAGAGCTGGTTCGGGGTCAACACGTACGTCACTGTTGGCGACGACGGCGCGCTCACGCTCGGCGCGGCGACCCCGGACGCCGCCACCCGCTTCAGCCGCGAGGTCATCAGCAGCGGAATCGACCGGGCGGTGGCGGCGGCGAAGGCGGCGGACACCGCGGTGCTCGTCGTCGGCAGCAACCCGTTCATCAACGGCCGGGAGGCGCACGACCGGTCGTCGACGGCGCTCAGCGCCGGGCAGGAGGCGCTGGTCAAGGCCGTGACCACCGCCAATCCGCGGACGGTGCTGGTGCTCCAGACCAGTTACCCGGTCACCACCGCCTGGGCGCAGGAGAACGTGCCGGCCATCGTCTGGACCACCCACGCGGGCGCGGAGACCGGGCACGCCGTCGCCGACGTCCTGTTCGGCGACCGCAACCCGTCTGGTCGGCTCACCCAGACCTGGTACCGCTCGGACGCGCAGCTCCCACCCGACCTGCTGGAGTACGACATCATCTCGTCGGGGCAGACCTACCTCTACAGCACCGCGAAGCCGCTTTACCCGTTCGGGCACGGGCTGTCGTACACCCGTTTCCGGTACGGCCAGCTGCGTACCGGCGGCCAGGCTGTCGGGGCCGACGGCACCATCACGGCCAGCGTCGACGTGACGAACGTCGGTGACCGGGCCGGGTCCGAGGTGGTCCAGCTCTACGCCCACCAGCGCACCTCGCGGGACGTGACGCCGCTGCGCCAGCTCAGGGCGTTCCAACGGGTGGAACTCGCGCCGGGGCAGACCCGGACGGTGACGCTGCGGCTGCCGGCCGCCGACCTCGCGCACTGGGACGTCACCAGGGACCGGTGGGTGGTCGAGTCGTCCACGTACGACCTGCTGGCCGGCTCGTCCGTCGGGGACATCCGGGCCCGGGCGGCGGTGCGGGTGCGCGGCGAGACGATTCCGGCGCGTGACCTGTCCAGGCTCACCCGGGCCGAGAACTTCGACAGGTACGCGGGGGTCCGGCTGGTCGACGAGTCGAAGGTGCGCGGTACGGCCGTGGGCGCCACAGCGGCCGGTCAGTGGATCTCCTTCGACGGTTCCGCCCTCCGTGCCGGCGCGCGCACCTTCACCGCGACGGTCGCCAGGGCCGGCGCGGACGCCGGCGCCATCCAGATCCGACTGGGATCGCCCACCGGGCGACTGCTGGGCACGGTCGGGGTGCCCAGCACCGGAGACGACTACCGGTACGTCAGCGTCAGCACCGAGTTGACCCGGGCGGTCGGCGCCGGGGACGTGTTCCTGGTGTTCGACTCCCCGCTGCGGCTGGCGACCTTCGCCATCCGGTGA
- a CDS encoding ricin-type beta-trefoil lectin domain protein: MRSIVSTARTSVLAVAALVAATLPAVLTNQLPASAAVQATYYVAPDGNDANPGTLASPFRTVQRARDVVRTINTNMTGDINVYLRGGSYPISSTVEFGAGDSGTNGYRISYAAYTGEAPVLDGGVQVTGWTQHSGNIWKAPLSRTNKLRALYVNDKRAFMASKTVSSGGCYGTYTVTAGQAPWAWESGSQCAGSRYSQSDFPAVARNQDDIEIETGTTWTTAIVGVRQVTTDGSSRVALFQQPGAAIAQGAFNGNAQVGGTHKLMNAYEFLDAPGEFYFDKGTQTVYYYKASSENMSTATVYAPNNVTTVLRVAGTSTTSHARNITFSGLTVRHSDWNLFTVAGSSFKQAQQGNLGAQVYAKGNFHVYYYRNVDVTPAIVQVQNADGILLQRNRIQHTGADGVNMVNDVQGSQLIGNHTSDIAGSAITIGHPQHVFIGDGTSSNNEKYSPQVEGLPKNIDIKNNYLYDSAVLFNGHSPISAYFADTLTIQRNRIEKAPWSGITLGWGWWNFDGSSGSIAPNRPTTTARNNTISHNHIIDTVQRLSDTAPIYTLGSQPGTTITNNYLQGVPSGHKYGLHPDEGSAFITFRDNVLSIDKNVTWMINSDDFGRKHDLSITQIYGPINKVSNKNLPNSTVADILVSSDYVWPAPAYAIAANSGLEDAYRDIIPAATFSAPNYVLPASTFVTSATATIPIRSTGDATRSVWLAPSGTTTFAAGPTMTRAGGTATSIAVPTNQGEYRLFVVDAQGNRSAESTSIVRQQQGGGTGTGSGQLVGGQSGRCVDVPNSTTTNGTQVQLYDCSGGTNQRFTHTSGRQLTVYGTKCLDASGAGTANGTAVIIWDCHGGTNQQWNVNANGTVTNVQSGLCLDANGAATANGTKVILWACNGGTNQQWTLRS; this comes from the coding sequence GTGAGGTCAATCGTGTCCACCGCTCGAACGTCAGTGCTGGCGGTGGCGGCTCTCGTTGCCGCCACTCTGCCGGCCGTGCTGACCAATCAACTGCCGGCCTCGGCCGCGGTCCAGGCGACCTACTACGTGGCCCCCGACGGCAACGACGCCAACCCCGGCACACTGGCGTCTCCATTCCGGACGGTCCAGCGTGCGCGTGACGTGGTCCGCACCATCAACACCAACATGACCGGCGACATCAACGTCTACCTGCGCGGCGGCAGCTATCCGATCAGCAGCACCGTCGAGTTCGGCGCCGGTGACTCCGGGACCAACGGCTACCGGATCAGCTACGCCGCCTACACCGGTGAGGCGCCGGTCCTCGACGGCGGCGTCCAGGTGACCGGGTGGACCCAGCACAGCGGAAACATCTGGAAGGCGCCACTGAGCCGCACCAACAAGCTCCGGGCGCTCTACGTCAACGACAAGCGCGCGTTCATGGCGTCGAAGACGGTCAGCTCGGGCGGTTGCTACGGGACGTACACCGTCACCGCCGGCCAGGCGCCCTGGGCCTGGGAGTCCGGCTCGCAGTGCGCCGGGTCCCGGTACAGCCAGAGCGACTTCCCGGCCGTCGCCCGCAACCAGGACGACATCGAGATCGAGACGGGCACGACCTGGACCACGGCGATCGTTGGCGTCCGGCAGGTGACGACCGACGGCAGCAGCCGGGTCGCCCTGTTCCAGCAGCCGGGCGCGGCCATCGCTCAGGGCGCCTTCAACGGCAACGCCCAGGTCGGCGGCACCCACAAGCTGATGAACGCGTACGAGTTCCTGGACGCGCCCGGTGAGTTCTACTTCGACAAGGGCACCCAGACGGTCTACTACTACAAGGCCAGCTCGGAGAACATGTCGACGGCGACGGTGTACGCGCCGAACAACGTCACCACTGTGTTGCGGGTCGCGGGCACCTCGACGACCAGCCACGCGCGCAACATCACGTTCTCCGGTCTGACCGTGCGGCACTCCGACTGGAACCTGTTCACCGTCGCCGGGTCGTCCTTCAAGCAGGCCCAGCAGGGCAACCTCGGCGCGCAGGTGTACGCCAAGGGCAACTTCCACGTCTACTACTACCGCAACGTGGACGTCACACCCGCCATCGTCCAGGTGCAGAACGCCGACGGGATCCTCCTGCAACGCAACCGGATCCAGCACACCGGCGCGGACGGCGTCAACATGGTCAACGACGTGCAGGGCTCACAGTTGATCGGGAACCACACGAGCGACATCGCCGGGTCCGCCATCACCATCGGTCATCCCCAGCACGTCTTCATCGGTGACGGCACGTCGAGCAACAACGAGAAGTACTCCCCGCAGGTCGAGGGGCTGCCGAAGAACATCGACATCAAGAACAACTACCTGTACGACAGCGCCGTCCTGTTCAACGGGCACAGCCCCATCTCCGCGTACTTCGCCGACACCCTGACGATCCAGCGCAACCGGATCGAGAAGGCACCCTGGTCCGGCATCACCCTCGGCTGGGGCTGGTGGAACTTCGACGGCTCGTCGGGCTCGATCGCGCCCAACCGGCCCACGACCACGGCGCGGAACAACACCATCAGCCACAACCACATCATCGACACGGTGCAGCGCCTCAGCGACACGGCGCCGATCTACACGCTTGGCAGCCAGCCCGGGACGACGATCACCAACAACTACCTCCAGGGCGTCCCCTCCGGCCACAAGTACGGCCTGCACCCGGACGAGGGCTCGGCGTTCATCACGTTCCGGGACAACGTCCTGAGCATCGACAAGAACGTCACCTGGATGATCAATTCCGACGACTTCGGTCGGAAGCACGACCTGAGCATCACCCAGATCTACGGGCCGATCAACAAGGTGTCGAACAAGAACCTGCCGAACAGCACTGTCGCCGACATCCTCGTCTCCTCCGACTACGTCTGGCCGGCGCCGGCGTACGCCATCGCGGCGAACTCCGGCCTGGAGGACGCGTACCGGGACATCATCCCGGCGGCCACCTTCTCCGCGCCCAACTACGTCCTGCCGGCGAGCACGTTCGTCACCAGCGCGACGGCGACGATCCCGATCCGGAGCACCGGCGACGCCACCAGGTCGGTGTGGCTCGCGCCCTCCGGCACCACCACCTTCGCCGCCGGGCCGACGATGACCAGGGCGGGCGGCACCGCCACGTCCATCGCCGTGCCGACCAACCAGGGGGAGTACCGGCTGTTCGTCGTGGACGCCCAGGGCAACCGGTCGGCGGAGTCGACCTCCATCGTCCGGCAGCAGCAGGGCGGCGGCACCGGCACCGGCAGCGGGCAGCTCGTGGGCGGCCAGTCCGGCCGCTGCGTGGACGTGCCCAACTCGACCACCACCAACGGCACCCAGGTCCAGCTCTACGACTGCTCCGGCGGCACCAACCAGCGGTTCACCCACACCAGCGGCAGGCAACTGACGGTGTACGGCACCAAGTGCCTGGACGCGTCCGGAGCGGGCACCGCCAACGGCACCGCGGTCATCATCTGGGACTGCCACGGCGGGACCAACCAGCAGTGGAACGTCAACGCCAACGGCACCGTGACCAACGTCCAGTCCGGGCTCTGCCTCGACGCCAACGGCGCCGCCACCGCCAACGGCACGAAGGTCATCCTCTGGGCCTGCAACGGTGGCACCAACCAGCAGTGGACGCTGCGTAGCTGA
- a CDS encoding DUF1996 domain-containing protein yields the protein MSYASFREAPASPPPPPRPVSRFARHRLGIAAGVAAVLVIGAAGVYSTTRADAPEPTNAANAVENPETSPAGSAGSSASVGPSASASASTTPSASAKPSASAAPKVPATGWVPVDRAAWKAQVDAYRALKTDPVPAGVGNLPEFRADCQYSHRLPDDPIVAPGLPGASHMHSFVGNRAVDADTVAGDLTKFTATSCKPVQDHSAYWVPTLYDNGTGKPVETSGFRVYYRSLAKTSTGQMPMPNGLRMISGDAKKKKPTPRGATGQFYCAFYGPGDLDGIARSTNGNWPICGGDATLHYMMQFPDCWDGKHLDSPNHKDHVAYGTGGGCPSSHPVRVPAITFDIQYPVKGTPAGYYLSSDKEGKSASSMHGDAFVMWDVTTMNKRTKNCVLQRRTCDNYGYQK from the coding sequence GTGTCGTACGCCTCGTTTCGCGAAGCGCCGGCGAGCCCGCCGCCACCGCCGCGTCCGGTGAGCCGGTTCGCCCGCCATCGGCTGGGCATCGCCGCCGGCGTCGCCGCCGTGCTCGTCATCGGTGCGGCCGGCGTCTACTCGACCACCCGAGCCGACGCGCCGGAACCGACGAACGCGGCGAACGCCGTCGAGAACCCGGAGACATCCCCGGCAGGGTCGGCTGGGTCGTCCGCCTCGGTCGGCCCGTCGGCGTCAGCATCGGCGTCCACGACGCCGTCGGCCTCCGCGAAGCCGTCCGCCTCCGCCGCGCCGAAGGTCCCGGCGACCGGCTGGGTGCCGGTGGACCGTGCCGCCTGGAAGGCGCAGGTCGACGCGTACCGGGCGTTGAAGACCGACCCCGTCCCGGCCGGCGTGGGCAACCTGCCCGAGTTCCGGGCGGACTGCCAGTACAGTCACCGGCTGCCGGACGACCCGATCGTCGCGCCCGGCCTGCCGGGCGCCTCCCACATGCACTCGTTCGTGGGCAACAGGGCGGTCGACGCGGACACGGTCGCGGGTGACCTGACGAAGTTCACCGCCACCTCCTGCAAGCCGGTCCAGGACCACTCCGCCTACTGGGTCCCCACGCTCTACGACAACGGCACCGGCAAGCCCGTCGAGACCTCCGGATTCCGGGTCTACTACCGGTCCCTGGCGAAGACGTCGACCGGCCAGATGCCCATGCCCAACGGCCTGCGGATGATCTCCGGCGACGCCAAGAAGAAGAAGCCGACCCCGCGCGGCGCGACCGGCCAGTTCTACTGCGCCTTCTACGGCCCCGGCGACCTGGACGGCATCGCCCGTAGCACCAACGGCAACTGGCCGATCTGCGGCGGGGACGCCACCCTGCACTACATGATGCAGTTCCCCGACTGCTGGGACGGCAAGCACCTGGACAGCCCCAACCACAAGGACCACGTCGCGTACGGCACCGGCGGCGGCTGCCCGAGCAGCCACCCGGTGCGCGTCCCGGCGATCACCTTCGACATCCAGTACCCGGTCAAGGGAACCCCCGCGGGCTATTACCTGTCCTCCGACAAGGAGGGCAAGAGCGCTTCGTCGATGCACGGGGACGCGTTCGTGATGTGGGACGTCACCACGATGAACAAGCGCACCAAGAACTGTGTGCTGCAACGCCGGACCTGCGACAACTACGGCTACCAGAAGTAG
- a CDS encoding ion transporter: MTSAEQGRTRRLTDACREVVAAPWFNLVSFAVIALNAVALGLETYGGATALAGAPLRGIEYACLAYFVLELLTRFGAHLWRPAQFFRDPWNVFDLLIVAAPLLPGIRENVTLLRLLRLARIVRAFRLFPSLRVILVGIRRSLPGLGSFLLVTVLVLYGYAMLGWMLFGVALPDRYGTVGQAMLTLFLLLSLDGITDTLQAGREITGWAVLYYVSYMVTACYLLTNLLVGVVLTALDEAHREERAAAARAAAPATADDSDAPSAHEQLAQLRTIIADLEQRLPKETGPAERRLL; encoded by the coding sequence ATGACGAGCGCAGAACAGGGCCGGACGCGCCGCCTGACCGATGCGTGCCGGGAGGTGGTGGCCGCCCCCTGGTTCAACCTGGTCAGCTTCGCCGTCATCGCGCTCAACGCGGTGGCGCTGGGCCTGGAGACGTACGGCGGGGCGACAGCGCTGGCCGGGGCCCCGCTGCGCGGCATCGAGTACGCGTGCCTGGCGTACTTCGTGCTCGAACTCCTGACGCGGTTCGGGGCGCACCTGTGGCGACCCGCGCAGTTCTTCCGGGACCCGTGGAACGTCTTCGACCTGCTCATCGTCGCGGCGCCACTGCTGCCCGGAATCCGGGAGAACGTCACGCTGCTGCGGCTGCTGCGCCTGGCCCGCATCGTCCGCGCGTTCCGCCTGTTTCCCAGTCTGCGCGTGATCCTCGTCGGGATCCGGCGCAGTCTTCCCGGGCTCGGCAGTTTCCTCCTGGTCACGGTCCTCGTGCTCTACGGGTACGCGATGCTCGGCTGGATGCTGTTCGGCGTCGCGCTTCCCGACCGGTACGGCACCGTCGGGCAGGCGATGCTCACCCTGTTCCTGCTGCTGTCGTTGGACGGCATCACCGACACGCTCCAGGCCGGCCGGGAGATCACCGGGTGGGCGGTCCTGTACTACGTGTCGTACATGGTCACGGCCTGCTACCTGCTGACGAATCTCCTGGTGGGTGTCGTCCTGACCGCACTGGACGAGGCCCATCGGGAGGAGCGCGCCGCGGCGGCACGGGCCGCCGCGCCCGCTACCGCCGACGACAGCGACGCACCATCGGCGCACGAGCAGTTGGCCCAGCTCCGCACGATCATCGCGGACCTGGAGCAGCGACTGCCGAAGGAGACCGGACCGGCCGAGCGCCGCCTCCTTTAA
- a CDS encoding amphi-Trp domain-containing protein: MRAWAAWISTRTPVRCHSDLAAWLRQLANQLESDGRIFYGAAGAVTVADTLRCELEIERESETESSVEIELSWSVPAPVNAADTADTAPEPSSDTDEQAGATSQA; encoded by the coding sequence GTGCGAGCATGGGCCGCATGGATATCTACGCGGACACCCGTACGGTGTCACTCCGATCTGGCCGCCTGGCTGCGCCAACTCGCCAACCAGTTGGAGTCGGACGGACGGATCTTCTACGGCGCGGCGGGCGCCGTGACGGTCGCCGACACGTTGCGGTGCGAGCTGGAGATCGAGCGCGAAAGCGAGACGGAGTCGTCCGTCGAGATCGAGCTCTCCTGGAGCGTTCCGGCGCCGGTGAACGCCGCGGACACGGCGGACACGGCGCCGGAGCCCTCGAGCGACACCGACGAGCAGGCCGGGGCCACGTCGCAGGCGTGA
- a CDS encoding DUF6582 domain-containing protein: MKTTWKPHEKHGGLSEKDKRELPESVFAFPDKRKEPMTDASHVRNAVARFDQVQGVTDAERELAFQNILAAAKHYDVEVVETNWRQLGKLPHTPNPAH, from the coding sequence ATGAAGACGACCTGGAAGCCCCACGAGAAGCACGGCGGCCTGTCGGAGAAGGACAAGCGCGAGTTGCCGGAGAGCGTTTTCGCGTTCCCCGACAAGCGCAAGGAGCCGATGACCGACGCGAGTCACGTCCGCAACGCCGTTGCCCGGTTCGACCAGGTGCAGGGCGTCACCGACGCGGAGCGCGAGCTGGCCTTCCAGAACATCCTCGCCGCCGCCAAGCACTACGACGTCGAGGTCGTCGAGACGAACTGGCGTCAGCTCGGTAAGCTGCCGCACACCCCGAATCCCGCCCACTGA
- a CDS encoding DUF72 domain-containing protein, which yields MWSHRSWPGHSLPSAERLRHYASWCDAVEGNTTFYAIPARETVASWAAQTDVDFRFVLKLPKVITHERRLTDAGEPLRAFLYAIEPLGPRAHALWIQLPGSFAPADVPTLSRFLGGLPQSHRYAVEVRHQAFFTDDNAARLLASALTTAGAEWVPFDTTAFFARPPTSDAERDAWTKKPRVPLRSLALTDRPIVRYLGRDDPARTVEGWQHWVDVTATWLREGRTPTMFVHTPDNADAPALARRFHDEVRARVPELDPLPEPIPVEPLTLF from the coding sequence ATGTGGAGCCACCGGTCGTGGCCGGGTCACTCGCTGCCGTCCGCCGAGCGCCTGCGGCACTACGCCAGTTGGTGCGACGCCGTGGAGGGCAACACCACGTTCTACGCGATCCCGGCCCGCGAGACGGTGGCGTCGTGGGCAGCGCAGACCGACGTCGACTTCCGCTTCGTCCTCAAGCTCCCGAAGGTCATCACGCACGAACGGCGGCTCACCGACGCCGGCGAGCCGCTGCGGGCCTTCCTGTACGCGATCGAACCACTCGGCCCCCGCGCCCACGCGCTCTGGATACAGCTACCCGGCTCGTTCGCCCCCGCCGACGTGCCGACCCTCAGCCGGTTCCTGGGCGGGCTACCGCAGTCCCACAGGTACGCGGTGGAGGTCCGCCACCAGGCGTTCTTCACCGACGACAACGCGGCTCGACTGCTCGCCTCGGCGCTGACCACCGCCGGGGCCGAATGGGTTCCCTTCGACACGACCGCCTTCTTCGCCCGCCCTCCGACGAGCGACGCCGAACGGGACGCCTGGACGAAGAAGCCCCGGGTGCCGCTCCGGTCGCTCGCGCTGACCGACCGGCCGATCGTCCGCTACCTCGGCCGTGACGACCCGGCCCGTACCGTCGAGGGGTGGCAACACTGGGTCGACGTGACAGCCACCTGGCTCCGCGAGGGGCGTACGCCGACGATGTTCGTCCACACCCCGGACAACGCCGACGCGCCGGCGCTCGCCCGCCGCTTCCACGATGAGGTACGAGCGCGCGTACCGGAACTGGACCCGCTGCCCGAGCCGATCCCGGTCGAGCCGCTGACGCTGTTCTGA
- a CDS encoding Clp protease N-terminal domain-containing protein yields MTEPIQMSNAVKLDDLIQAIKRAHTDALDQLSDAVIAADHLGEVADHLIGHFVDQARRSGASWTDIGRSMGVSKQAAQKRFVPKATDAAALDPNAGFARFTPRARNVVMASQEEARASGSPEIGPAHLVLGLLAEPEGLAARVLVGRGVTPEAVREAVGAVLPPPSDQVPDLIPYDARGKKALELTFREALRLGHNYIGTEHILLALLEQEDGAGVLTDLGLDKAAVEADLSAALAAAVAGK; encoded by the coding sequence ATGACGGAGCCTATCCAGATGAGCAACGCGGTCAAGCTGGACGATCTGATCCAGGCCATCAAGCGAGCCCACACCGATGCGCTCGACCAACTCAGCGACGCGGTCATCGCCGCCGACCACCTCGGCGAGGTCGCCGATCACCTGATCGGGCACTTCGTCGACCAGGCCCGGCGCTCGGGCGCCTCCTGGACCGACATCGGCCGCAGCATGGGAGTCAGCAAGCAGGCCGCGCAGAAGCGCTTCGTGCCGAAGGCGACCGACGCCGCCGCGCTCGACCCGAACGCCGGCTTCGCCCGCTTCACCCCCCGGGCCCGCAACGTGGTGATGGCGTCACAGGAGGAGGCCCGGGCCAGCGGCAGCCCCGAGATCGGCCCCGCGCACCTGGTGCTGGGCCTGCTGGCCGAGCCGGAGGGCCTGGCCGCCCGGGTGCTCGTCGGCCGGGGCGTCACCCCCGAGGCGGTGCGCGAGGCCGTCGGCGCCGTCCTCCCGCCGCCGTCCGACCAGGTCCCGGACCTCATCCCGTACGACGCGCGCGGCAAGAAGGCGCTGGAGCTGACCTTCCGGGAGGCGCTGCGCCTCGGGCACAACTACATCGGCACCGAGCACATCCTGCTCGCCCTGTTGGAGCAGGAGGACGGGGCCGGCGTGCTCACCGACCTCGGCCTGGACAAGGCGGCGGTCGAGGCCGACCTGTCCGCCGCCCTCGCCGCCGCCGTCGCGGGAAAGTAG
- a CDS encoding DNA repair protein, giving the protein MPIQPKHHHQDPERRWQAAEIIGAVPAQPRYRTPRAIGTGTQSWAGLNDSPVASVNRHRLNKR; this is encoded by the coding sequence ATGCCGATTCAGCCGAAGCACCATCACCAGGACCCTGAGCGCCGCTGGCAGGCCGCCGAAATCATCGGGGCTGTTCCCGCCCAGCCGCGCTACCGGACCCCGCGGGCGATCGGCACCGGCACCCAGTCCTGGGCCGGGCTCAACGACTCACCGGTGGCGAGCGTCAACAGGCACCGCCTGAACAAGCGCTGA
- a CDS encoding GNAT family N-acetyltransferase → MLDRRLHLHLATWLGQWPAGPGLHVVASHRRALPAWDGRLRPALAVDTGQSGVLSVAPDRVASIRALVRRTPTRLLAALPEAVGLPDWCVHDGYFRWTLAPAPLPDVGEWTESTAPGLPPWLRIFDRQVLVVRDPDGAYLAGAGIKRHDAYGHELAVGTVPAARGRGLARRLVAQAARRVLDDGAVPTYLHERDNHASARVAEEAGFPNQGWRAYGVYPR, encoded by the coding sequence ATGCTCGATCGGCGACTCCACCTGCACCTGGCCACCTGGCTGGGCCAGTGGCCGGCCGGGCCGGGGCTGCACGTGGTCGCCTCGCACCGGCGGGCCCTACCGGCCTGGGACGGCCGGCTGCGCCCCGCGCTCGCCGTGGATACGGGGCAGAGCGGTGTGCTCTCGGTGGCGCCGGACCGGGTGGCGTCGATCCGCGCGCTGGTCCGGCGTACGCCCACCCGACTGCTCGCCGCGCTGCCGGAGGCTGTGGGCCTGCCCGACTGGTGCGTGCACGACGGCTACTTCCGGTGGACCCTCGCCCCCGCGCCGCTGCCCGACGTGGGCGAGTGGACCGAGTCGACGGCTCCCGGGCTGCCGCCCTGGCTGCGGATCTTCGACCGGCAGGTGCTGGTGGTCCGCGACCCGGACGGCGCCTACCTGGCCGGCGCCGGGATCAAACGGCACGACGCGTACGGGCACGAGCTCGCCGTCGGCACCGTCCCGGCGGCCCGGGGGCGTGGCCTCGCCCGTCGGCTGGTGGCGCAGGCGGCGCGGCGGGTGCTCGATGACGGGGCGGTGCCCACCTACCTGCACGAGCGCGACAATCACGCCTCAGCCCGGGTAGCCGAAGAGGCCGGTTTCCCGAACCAGGGCTGGCGCGCCTACGGCGTCTACCCCCGCTAA